Proteins co-encoded in one Azospirillum brasilense genomic window:
- a CDS encoding LexA family transcriptional regulator — protein sequence MSNSVWTFQYRIGMLPSMSTLRELRQAAGLSQEKLAELAGTSQPQINKLEAGTRKMTLDWAIKLGRVMNVDPAALLGLIGSSGQMAEVGRQTVTLHPGQSPRRDPMQPVPLGAPDPYRSMPVRAAARGGVDQEMFLEDGPIDWIPKPVYLQAVRDPYAMYVVGESMMPRFRPAQLLHVNPFKPPAPGAGVVVVKRNKTVLIKEFVRRTPEGVVLREYRPEDREFLVSNEELDTMHTVVGLQEP from the coding sequence ATGTCGAATTCGGTCTGGACTTTCCAATACCGTATTGGTATGTTGCCCAGCATGAGCACTTTGCGAGAATTGCGGCAGGCCGCTGGACTGAGCCAAGAGAAGCTGGCCGAGCTGGCGGGAACCTCGCAGCCGCAGATCAACAAGCTGGAAGCCGGCACCCGCAAGATGACGCTCGACTGGGCGATAAAGCTCGGAAGAGTGATGAACGTCGACCCCGCGGCTCTGCTCGGCCTAATCGGTTCTTCGGGACAAATGGCAGAGGTTGGGCGCCAGACGGTCACGCTGCATCCTGGGCAGTCGCCGCGCCGCGACCCGATGCAACCGGTACCACTCGGCGCGCCCGATCCCTACCGCAGCATGCCCGTGCGGGCGGCAGCGCGCGGCGGCGTCGATCAGGAAATGTTCCTGGAGGATGGGCCTATCGATTGGATTCCGAAGCCCGTCTATCTCCAAGCGGTTCGTGATCCGTACGCTATGTACGTTGTGGGCGAATCAATGATGCCCCGGTTCCGGCCCGCCCAGCTCCTGCACGTCAATCCGTTCAAGCCACCCGCGCCCGGCGCCGGTGTTGTTGTCGTGAAGCGCAACAAGACTGTCCTGATCAAGGAGTTTGTCCGGCGCACGCCTGAAGGCGTCGTGCTTCGTGAGTACCGGCCGGAAGACCGCGAATTTCTGGTGTCGAACGAGGAGTTAGACACCATGCACACAGTGGTCGGCCTGCAAGAGCCCTAA
- a CDS encoding transcriptional regulator has translation MTLDEWLTSSGTPEEAFAASILTSQAAVNRYRRKLRTPRPEIMARIVAATKGSVTPNDFYTNPAR, from the coding sequence ATGACGCTTGACGAATGGCTGACAAGCTCCGGCACCCCGGAGGAGGCTTTCGCGGCATCGATCCTGACCAGCCAAGCCGCGGTCAATCGCTACCGCAGAAAGCTGCGCACCCCACGCCCCGAGATCATGGCGCGCATCGTCGCCGCGACCAAGGGAAGCGTGACCCCCAACGACTTTTACACCAACCCGGCCCGGTAA
- a CDS encoding DUF2800 domain-containing protein encodes MAVLCEGGAAPPDAGHSVRAHATLGASGAYRWMACPGSVALSHGIPNTSSQYAAEGTAAHEALELCLSGGHDAIEMTGRHFGKCTEFPEGFEVDEEMAEAVQTAIDWVRGNMEAGDVLYLERRFDLTPLAHARPALAAADVAMFGTCDILIWKPELKWLYVADYKHGKGVPVEVRGNTQLRYYALGALETLAGEGVQPEYVHLYVVQPRAFHKDGKIRWERVDVLDLVEWSSDLLDAAESTTVQTPKLAAGGHCGFCPAAHLCPELEHQSKALAVAEFEELPVDAEPTVPDPSTLSPERLAFVLDRADILETWLKAVRAHAFGLLNSGGSLPGYKLVQGLGRRKWADEVEAAIVLNELGLADDDYAPRKVISPAEAEKAVGAKLKAQGIKGFAKEAKSKLAGLTITPRAAPTLARDEDPRQAIAGAGTAASEFDAITD; translated from the coding sequence ATGGCCGTCCTGTGCGAGGGGGGCGCCGCGCCCCCCGACGCCGGGCACAGCGTGCGGGCGCACGCCACGCTCGGCGCCTCGGGGGCGTATCGCTGGATGGCGTGCCCCGGCTCCGTGGCCCTGTCGCATGGCATCCCGAACACCTCCAGCCAGTACGCGGCTGAGGGCACGGCGGCTCACGAGGCCCTGGAGCTGTGTCTGTCCGGCGGGCACGACGCGATCGAGATGACCGGCCGCCATTTCGGCAAGTGCACCGAGTTCCCCGAGGGATTCGAGGTGGACGAGGAGATGGCCGAGGCCGTGCAAACCGCCATCGACTGGGTGCGCGGCAACATGGAGGCGGGCGACGTCCTGTATCTGGAACGCCGCTTCGACCTCACGCCGCTGGCTCACGCCCGTCCGGCCCTCGCGGCGGCGGACGTCGCGATGTTCGGCACCTGCGACATCCTGATCTGGAAGCCCGAGCTGAAGTGGCTCTACGTCGCCGACTACAAGCACGGCAAGGGCGTCCCGGTCGAGGTGCGCGGCAACACCCAGCTCCGCTACTACGCCCTCGGCGCCCTGGAGACGCTGGCCGGCGAAGGGGTGCAGCCCGAATACGTGCATCTCTACGTCGTCCAGCCTCGCGCCTTCCACAAGGACGGCAAGATCCGTTGGGAGCGCGTGGACGTGCTGGACCTCGTGGAATGGTCCAGTGACCTCCTCGACGCGGCGGAATCCACGACCGTGCAGACCCCCAAGCTCGCCGCCGGCGGGCACTGCGGGTTCTGCCCCGCGGCGCACCTCTGCCCCGAGCTGGAGCACCAGAGCAAGGCGCTCGCCGTCGCCGAGTTCGAGGAGCTTCCCGTCGACGCGGAACCCACCGTGCCCGACCCGTCCACCCTGTCCCCCGAGCGCTTGGCGTTCGTGCTGGATCGAGCGGACATCCTGGAGACGTGGCTCAAAGCCGTGCGCGCCCACGCCTTCGGGCTGCTGAACTCCGGCGGCTCGTTGCCCGGCTACAAGCTGGTGCAGGGCCTCGGGCGCCGGAAGTGGGCGGACGAGGTGGAGGCCGCGATCGTCCTGAACGAGCTGGGGCTGGCCGACGACGACTACGCCCCGCGCAAGGTGATTTCACCCGCCGAGGCCGAGAAGGCTGTGGGCGCCAAGCTCAAGGCGCAGGGCATCAAGGGCTTCGCCAAGGAAGCCAAGTCCAAACTCGCCGGGCTCACCATCACCCCGCGGGCCGCCCCGACGCTGGCCCGCGACGAAGACCCCCGTCAGGCGATCGCCGGGGCTGGCACCGCCGCCAGCGAGTTCGACGCCATCACCGACTAA
- a CDS encoding ssDNA-binding protein — MSDKKRILTPKARLLWAADLFTAKPNDSGKLMFSCTLVFDKEAQATPEFRALLEAYKEVRDETFKKTKNADPADYRNPFQKADKKAAKYSGYEEGAIYLNVKTKFKPQVIGRRKEDLTEEECYSGCYVRATLEKPYYYENKGNKGFSFGLGNVQKIADGERLGGGASADDEFDAVDSGGSSGDDLDDLLA; from the coding sequence ATGTCCGATAAGAAGCGCATCCTCACCCCAAAGGCCCGCCTGCTCTGGGCGGCCGACCTGTTCACGGCCAAGCCCAACGACAGCGGCAAGCTGATGTTCTCGTGCACGCTGGTCTTCGACAAGGAGGCCCAGGCCACCCCGGAATTCCGCGCGCTGCTGGAGGCCTATAAGGAAGTCCGGGACGAGACGTTCAAGAAGACCAAGAACGCGGACCCCGCCGACTACCGCAACCCGTTCCAGAAGGCGGACAAGAAGGCCGCCAAGTACAGCGGGTACGAAGAGGGCGCGATCTATCTGAACGTCAAGACGAAGTTCAAGCCCCAGGTCATCGGGCGCCGCAAGGAAGACCTCACCGAGGAGGAGTGCTACTCGGGCTGCTACGTCCGCGCGACCCTGGAGAAGCCCTATTATTACGAGAACAAGGGCAACAAGGGGTTCAGCTTCGGCCTGGGCAACGTCCAGAAGATCGCGGACGGCGAACGGCTGGGCGGCGGTGCGTCCGCCGATGACGAGTTCGACGCCGTGGACAGCGGCGGCTCGTCCGGCGACGACCTCGACGACCTCTTGGCGTAA
- a CDS encoding DUF2312 domain-containing protein produces the protein MAGPGIGHNSGADVGGIAADRLRSFVQRIERLEEEKRGLQEDIKEIYAEAKGTGFDTKIIRQVVRRRKMDKADREEQDALRELYEEALIDEMLS, from the coding sequence ATGGCCGGGCCGGGCATCGGGCACAACTCGGGCGCTGATGTAGGCGGTATCGCCGCTGATCGCCTGCGGTCCTTCGTCCAGCGCATTGAGCGATTGGAGGAGGAGAAGCGCGGCCTCCAGGAGGACATCAAGGAGATTTACGCCGAGGCCAAGGGTACCGGCTTCGACACGAAGATTATCCGGCAAGTCGTACGGCGCCGGAAGATGGACAAAGCGGATCGCGAAGAACAGGACGCCCTTCGTGAACTCTACGAAGAAGCCCTGATTGACGAGATGCTTTCTTAG
- a CDS encoding helicase has translation MDAYADFLRRKAIVDPPTGLAEIPDLPDVLMPHQRDLVRWALRRGRAALFAGTGLGKSLMELTWANAVHEATGRDVLVFTPLAVAAQMVREAAKFDLPAWQVANQSEVAPGVNVTNYQKLEHFDLSHFGGVVLDESSILKSFAGHYRNQLIEACRRIPYRLAATATPAPNDFMELGNHAEFLGVMPYHNMLATFFVHDGGDTQKWRLKGHAESEFWRWMCSWAAMLRKPSDLGYPDGAYRLPELRQVQHTVETGGAIARTLRERLAARRDTLEARVAKAAAITPGDRPFVWWCNLNDESAALAAAIPGAVEVRGSDPESVKERKLIDFSQGRIRHLITKPSICGFGMNWQHCADTGFVGLNDSFEQLYQAIRRFWRFGQTRPVTAHLIAADVEGAVVENLARKEADADRMAEMMVAHMAALSSDTIRAASRDRGDYQPLQPVRLPGWLMNEAA, from the coding sequence ATGGACGCCTACGCCGACTTTCTGCGCCGTAAGGCCATCGTGGACCCGCCGACGGGTCTCGCCGAGATCCCGGACCTGCCGGACGTGCTGATGCCGCACCAGCGCGACCTTGTGCGCTGGGCGCTCCGTCGCGGGCGCGCCGCTCTGTTCGCCGGGACCGGCCTGGGCAAGTCGCTCATGGAACTGACCTGGGCGAACGCCGTGCATGAGGCGACGGGTCGCGACGTGCTGGTCTTCACTCCGCTGGCCGTCGCCGCGCAAATGGTGCGCGAGGCCGCGAAGTTCGATCTGCCCGCGTGGCAGGTTGCCAACCAGTCCGAGGTGGCTCCTGGTGTCAACGTCACGAACTACCAGAAGCTCGAGCATTTCGATCTGAGCCACTTCGGCGGCGTGGTTCTGGACGAGAGCAGCATCCTGAAGAGCTTCGCCGGCCACTACCGGAACCAGCTCATCGAGGCGTGCCGCCGCATCCCATACCGGCTCGCGGCCACGGCGACGCCCGCGCCCAACGACTTCATGGAACTGGGCAACCATGCCGAATTCCTCGGCGTCATGCCCTACCACAACATGCTCGCCACGTTCTTCGTGCACGACGGCGGCGACACCCAGAAATGGCGCCTGAAGGGCCATGCCGAATCGGAGTTCTGGCGCTGGATGTGCTCATGGGCCGCCATGCTCCGCAAGCCGTCCGACCTGGGCTACCCGGACGGGGCGTACCGGCTGCCCGAGCTGCGGCAGGTTCAGCACACTGTCGAGACGGGCGGTGCGATTGCGCGGACCTTGCGCGAGCGGCTGGCTGCCCGGCGGGACACGCTGGAGGCGCGCGTTGCCAAGGCCGCGGCGATCACGCCGGGTGACCGGCCGTTCGTCTGGTGGTGCAATCTGAACGACGAAAGCGCCGCCCTGGCCGCCGCGATCCCCGGCGCCGTCGAGGTTCGTGGCTCCGACCCTGAGAGCGTGAAGGAACGGAAGCTCATCGACTTCAGCCAGGGCCGGATTCGGCACCTCATCACCAAGCCGTCCATCTGCGGCTTCGGCATGAACTGGCAGCACTGCGCCGATACCGGCTTCGTCGGGCTGAACGACAGCTTCGAACAGCTCTACCAGGCCATCCGGCGGTTCTGGCGCTTCGGCCAAACCCGGCCCGTGACGGCGCACCTGATCGCCGCGGACGTCGAGGGCGCCGTGGTCGAGAACTTGGCGCGCAAGGAAGCCGACGCCGACCGCATGGCCGAGATGATGGTGGCCCATATGGCCGCCCTGTCCTCCGACACGATCCGCGCCGCGTCCCGTGATCGCGGCGATTACCAACCCCTCCAGCCTGTGCGTCTGCCGGGCTGGCTGATGAATGAGGCTGCGTGA
- a CDS encoding DNA-methyltransferase gives MHSAIKALNQVVTDSYALYHGDACELIRAIPDNSIHFGIHSPPFEGLYKFSNSDRDISNGEGALFWEHYGFLIRELFRVTMPGRLHSVHVMQLPTSKARDGFIGMRDFRGDVVRTYQAAGWIMHSEVCIWKDPVVAQQRTKSIRLLHKQLCKDSAISGQGLPDYVVTFRKPGDNLEPISGMLDAWVGDEELDVSYAAWEAHAAKLRAEERAVWPFETWRSILIWQRYASPVWTDIRQTRTLQYRSARDEKDEQHISPLQLDVIERCIDLWSNPGDVVLTPFAGIGSEVWCAANMGRRGIGFELKDSYFRQAVKNLADLDAELEALLA, from the coding sequence ATGCACTCCGCCATCAAAGCCCTCAACCAAGTCGTGACGGACAGCTACGCGCTGTATCACGGCGACGCCTGCGAGTTGATCCGGGCCATCCCGGACAACAGCATCCACTTCGGCATCCACTCCCCGCCGTTCGAAGGGCTCTACAAGTTCAGCAACTCGGACCGGGACATCTCGAACGGCGAGGGCGCGCTGTTCTGGGAACACTACGGCTTCCTGATTCGGGAGCTGTTCCGCGTCACGATGCCGGGCCGGCTGCACAGCGTCCACGTCATGCAGCTCCCGACCTCGAAGGCCCGCGATGGCTTCATCGGCATGCGGGACTTCCGGGGCGATGTGGTGCGGACCTATCAGGCCGCCGGCTGGATCATGCACAGCGAGGTCTGCATCTGGAAAGACCCCGTCGTTGCCCAGCAGCGCACCAAGTCCATCCGCCTCCTGCACAAGCAGCTCTGCAAGGACAGCGCGATCAGCGGCCAGGGGCTGCCGGACTACGTGGTCACCTTCCGCAAGCCCGGCGACAACCTGGAGCCGATCAGCGGCATGCTCGATGCATGGGTGGGCGACGAGGAGCTGGACGTGTCCTATGCGGCCTGGGAGGCGCACGCCGCCAAGCTGCGCGCCGAGGAGAGGGCGGTTTGGCCCTTCGAGACGTGGCGCTCCATTCTGATCTGGCAGCGCTACGCCTCGCCCGTCTGGACCGATATCCGGCAGACGCGGACCCTGCAGTACCGGTCGGCCCGCGACGAGAAGGACGAACAGCACATCTCGCCCCTCCAGCTCGACGTGATCGAGCGGTGCATCGACCTCTGGAGCAATCCGGGCGACGTGGTGCTCACACCCTTCGCGGGCATCGGGTCCGAGGTGTGGTGCGCGGCCAACATGGGCCGCCGCGGGATCGGGTTCGAACTGAAGGACAGCTATTTCCGCCAAGCCGTCAAGAACCTCGCGGATCTGGACGCCGAACTGGAGGCCCTGCTGGCATGA
- a CDS encoding tyrosine-type recombinase/integrase, whose amino-acid sequence MPRANTGPRLVLYGPDSKYGATPKTRFKQYVYFIRWYECGTKRERSTGTADIEQAQQVFADFLGERSRSDEPGPQSNGPASPGDLTVTGMLMQYYEGHSPHAADPERIRYAIRNLIAWWGDTPVSSITAGACRRYAAENKARAPATLRRELGTLAAAMNWCVTEGYLTQGGIVVLPPVPKDEQAFLTRSDAAKLLWAAWRRRWRWKDAEGEMHINMHLPMFILIGLYHGARKEAILGLQWQPNTEGGYVDLDRGFIDFNPIGRVQTKKRRARVPIAPRLLPWLRIARRITRQFVVECDGKPVGDVKKGFATAASDIKRPDVHPHTLRHTCVTWLLRDGLDVWQVGGFVGMSPQTVQQVYGHHAPEFMAQAAAAPRGKGDTGMQTGMQTKRA is encoded by the coding sequence ATGCCAAGAGCCAACACGGGACCGAGGCTCGTCCTCTACGGTCCCGACAGCAAATACGGGGCTACCCCCAAAACCAGATTCAAGCAGTACGTCTACTTCATCCGTTGGTATGAATGTGGGACGAAACGTGAGCGCTCAACAGGCACTGCAGATATTGAGCAAGCCCAGCAGGTCTTCGCGGACTTCCTCGGCGAGCGATCCCGTTCCGACGAACCAGGACCACAAAGCAACGGTCCTGCCTCTCCGGGCGACCTGACCGTGACTGGCATGCTCATGCAGTATTACGAGGGGCATTCTCCGCACGCGGCCGACCCGGAGCGTATCCGTTACGCGATTCGGAACCTGATCGCGTGGTGGGGCGACACGCCAGTATCCAGCATCACTGCCGGGGCCTGCCGCCGCTATGCCGCCGAGAACAAGGCCCGAGCCCCCGCCACGCTACGGCGCGAGCTGGGCACCCTGGCCGCAGCGATGAATTGGTGCGTGACCGAGGGCTACCTGACGCAGGGCGGCATCGTTGTTCTGCCGCCGGTGCCGAAGGACGAGCAGGCGTTTCTCACCCGCTCCGATGCTGCCAAGCTGCTGTGGGCGGCATGGCGTCGGAGGTGGCGGTGGAAGGATGCCGAAGGGGAGATGCACATCAACATGCATCTGCCGATGTTCATCTTGATCGGCCTCTACCACGGAGCGCGCAAGGAGGCGATCCTTGGGCTTCAGTGGCAGCCGAACACGGAAGGCGGCTACGTCGACCTGGACCGCGGGTTCATCGACTTCAATCCGATCGGCCGCGTCCAGACGAAGAAGCGCCGCGCTCGCGTCCCCATCGCGCCAAGGCTTCTGCCCTGGCTCCGCATCGCTCGCCGGATCACCCGCCAGTTCGTGGTGGAGTGCGACGGAAAGCCGGTCGGCGACGTCAAGAAGGGGTTCGCCACGGCGGCCTCGGACATCAAGCGTCCCGATGTGCACCCGCACACGCTCCGTCACACCTGCGTGACGTGGCTCCTGCGGGATGGCTTGGACGTTTGGCAGGTGGGCGGATTCGTCGGCATGAGCCCACAGACTGTCCAGCAGGTCTACGGCCATCACGCCCCGGAATTCATGGCGCAGGCAGCCGCGGCGCCGAGAGGGAAGGGGGATACGGGGATGCAAACGGGGATGCAAACTAAAAGAGCCTAG
- a CDS encoding alpha/beta hydrolase: protein MRRKAAGRMAKLIVGIGLLLSGCTAAYQPMGLPVTQPALTDSALIAADGFELPLRRWLPEDGAPRAVVLALHGYNDYSNAFDGAGRSLAARGIAVYAYDQRGFGATRNTGIWPGTDTLVADLKVAVSQIHARHPDLPVYLMGESMGGAVVLTAMTSPNPPNVNGTILVAPAVWGRDAMGFFPRALLWLSYNTVPGMVVHPPKDLRIQASDNIEMLRALGRDPLVIKGSRVDALEGLTDLMGTALAACGHLSVPSLVLYGAHEEVLPKTPVNRAVEDFESGGRHVVAVYPDGWHMLLRDLKGQVVVNDIAAWIENPKQPLASGADRNRSLLAAK, encoded by the coding sequence ATGCGGCGTAAGGCGGCCGGCCGCATGGCGAAACTGATCGTCGGGATCGGTCTCCTGCTGTCGGGCTGCACCGCGGCCTATCAGCCGATGGGTCTTCCCGTGACCCAGCCGGCCCTGACCGACAGCGCCCTGATCGCCGCCGACGGCTTCGAACTGCCGCTGCGCCGCTGGCTGCCCGAGGACGGGGCGCCGCGCGCGGTGGTGCTGGCTCTGCACGGCTACAACGATTACTCCAACGCCTTCGACGGAGCCGGGCGCAGCCTCGCCGCGCGGGGAATCGCCGTCTACGCCTACGACCAGCGTGGGTTCGGCGCCACGCGGAACACCGGCATCTGGCCGGGCACCGACACGCTGGTGGCCGACCTGAAGGTGGCCGTCTCGCAGATCCACGCCCGCCACCCCGACCTGCCGGTCTATCTGATGGGCGAGAGCATGGGCGGTGCCGTGGTTCTGACCGCGATGACCAGCCCGAATCCACCCAATGTGAACGGCACGATCCTGGTCGCCCCCGCCGTCTGGGGCCGCGACGCGATGGGCTTCTTCCCGCGGGCGCTGCTCTGGCTCAGCTACAACACGGTCCCCGGGATGGTGGTGCACCCGCCGAAGGACCTGAGGATCCAGGCGTCGGACAACATCGAGATGCTGCGGGCGCTGGGCCGCGACCCGCTGGTCATCAAGGGCTCCCGTGTCGACGCGCTGGAGGGGCTGACCGACCTGATGGGCACGGCCCTGGCCGCCTGCGGGCATCTGTCGGTGCCGTCCCTGGTGCTCTACGGCGCCCACGAGGAGGTGCTGCCGAAGACCCCGGTCAACCGCGCGGTCGAGGATTTCGAGTCCGGCGGGCGGCATGTGGTGGCGGTCTATCCCGACGGCTGGCACATGCTGCTGCGCGACCTGAAGGGTCAGGTGGTGGTCAACGACATCGCCGCCTGGATCGAGAACCCCAAGCAGCCCCTGGCGAGCGGCGCCGACCGCAACCGCAGCCTCCTGGCCGCGAAATAA
- a CDS encoding ABC transporter ATP-binding protein: protein MVAHAPLNAAALPAHAVPAYAVEVRGLTKTYQAAGKAGPKQALKGIDLAIPRGAVFGLLGPNGAGKSTLINIMAGLVNKTGGTVSIWGTDIDAHPRQARASIGVVPQELNMDPFFTPREMLELQAGLYGVPKAERRTEELLEAVGLRDKADAYARSLSGGMKRRLMVAKAMVHTPPVLVLDEPTAGVDVELRIQLWEHVRKLNREGSTVLLTTHYLEEAQELCDSIAIINHGTVVACEPTATLLRRVDAKALTVLVDRDLTAVPAELSAFTAELAEPRRLIVRYQPSRQRVDGILAALAGAGLGVVDLSTEESDLEDIFLQLTGGAHARKEIAHDAA from the coding sequence ATGGTTGCGCACGCCCCGCTCAACGCCGCCGCCCTGCCCGCCCACGCCGTCCCCGCCTACGCCGTGGAGGTGCGCGGCCTCACCAAGACCTATCAGGCCGCCGGCAAGGCCGGCCCGAAACAAGCTCTTAAGGGCATCGACCTGGCGATTCCCCGCGGGGCGGTGTTCGGGCTGCTGGGGCCGAACGGGGCGGGCAAGTCCACGCTCATCAACATCATGGCCGGGCTGGTCAACAAGACCGGCGGCACGGTGTCGATCTGGGGAACCGACATCGACGCCCATCCGCGCCAGGCGCGGGCGTCGATCGGCGTGGTCCCCCAGGAACTGAACATGGACCCTTTTTTCACCCCGCGGGAAATGCTGGAGCTTCAGGCCGGCCTCTACGGCGTGCCCAAAGCCGAGCGCCGGACCGAGGAGCTGCTGGAGGCCGTCGGGTTGCGCGACAAGGCCGACGCCTACGCCCGCTCGCTGTCGGGCGGCATGAAGCGGCGGCTGATGGTGGCGAAGGCGATGGTGCACACCCCGCCCGTCCTGGTGCTGGACGAGCCGACCGCCGGCGTGGACGTGGAGCTGCGCATCCAGTTGTGGGAGCATGTGCGCAAGCTGAACCGCGAGGGCTCGACGGTGCTGCTGACCACCCATTATCTGGAGGAAGCGCAGGAGCTGTGCGACTCCATCGCCATCATCAACCATGGCACGGTGGTGGCCTGCGAGCCGACCGCGACGCTGCTCCGCCGGGTGGACGCCAAGGCGCTGACCGTTCTGGTCGACCGTGATCTGACCGCCGTGCCGGCCGAACTGTCCGCCTTCACCGCCGAACTGGCCGAGCCGCGGCGCCTGATCGTCCGCTACCAGCCAAGCCGCCAGCGGGTGGACGGCATTCTCGCCGCGCTGGCGGGCGCCGGGCTGGGGGTGGTCGATCTCAGCACCGAGGAATCGGACCTGGAGGACATCTTCCTGCAACTGACCGGCGGCGCGCACGCCCGCAAGGAGATCGCGCACGATGCGGCGTAA
- a CDS encoding zinc-finger domain-containing protein yields the protein MQPVETIEVETLTVGCDGGGGALGHPLVYLTLSAEGKVECPYCSRHFVLKEGAKTGTHGH from the coding sequence ATGCAGCCAGTTGAAACGATTGAAGTCGAGACCCTGACCGTCGGATGCGACGGCGGCGGTGGCGCGCTCGGCCACCCGCTGGTCTATCTGACGCTGAGCGCCGAGGGGAAGGTCGAATGCCCCTATTGCTCGCGTCACTTCGTCCTGAAGGAAGGCGCCAAGACGGGCACGCACGGGCACTGA